The Saccharolobus shibatae B12 genomic interval CAATCTTACTTCCTCGTCAAGTCTTTCCATATTTTTCTCAATTTTTCTCCTTAAGGAGAATTTAACAAAAGAGGCAAATCTGCCTTCATATTCCACTACTAGCCTAATCTCACCCTCTTTAAATAAGTCAAATTCTAAGACTCCACCTTCTCCTTTTTGTGTTCCCACGCTATAAAACTTATAAGATACCTTATTATTCCCTACATAAACCGTACCGTGTAGGATTATAGATGTGACTCCTAACGATATTAATGCATCAAATTCATTTCCCTTTACGGTTACTGTTTCAGCTCCTAATATCTTGTATAACGTGAAAATAGGATCTGAGAGAATCTTAGATAATGCTTGTATATCATGCTGTGTAGGGAGCGTGAGTTCCATAGATTTATTTTCCTATTTATTCTTTTTATGCTTTTCTATTATCAAATAAAAAGAAAAAAGGTTAACTTAGGATCCTTTTAACTAAGCTCTCAGCTTCCTTGAAATTATAACTTCTGAACAGTTCAATTTTACTAGCTTCCATCGAACCCTCAGCATGTATCATACCAGTTAACAAATATCCAGTAAACGTACTAGCTCCTAATTCCTTGGCTAACTTTAACACCTTTGCTCTCTCCTCTCCGTCAACTGAGCCCCTTAAGTATTTAACAATATTCTTTCCCTCGTCACTTTCCAAATCCTCTTGAGAGGGCATAGTAGCTATTATCCCACCAGCAATGTCAATTAAATCTCTTACAACATCATGGAAGTGCATATTGGAGTATAATTTACCGACATTAGTAAAAAGTGGGTTGGGCACAGCTACACCCTCCATGTTCACTGGATACACAGCTGCAGATATTGCGCTACTCCTCATAATTTCCTTGTAGAGAATTATATCAACTATATCATCTCTCACATGCTTCTCGTCCTCAATTCCATTTACTTGAGATGCCACTTTAGAAGTTCCCAAATATAGATTCATAGTTGCTGACCTATACGATAATGCGGTAAATCTATGAAAGGTTGCAAATAGCATTGCCAATGTTCCAGCGTAGTCGTATTCCTTAAATAAAAATACCCTATCCCAAGGAACGAAAACGTCATCGAAGACAGTTAATGTTTCTAGCTCGAAATCTTTTCTACTGAGCACTGAGGATGAATTTCCCTCAACTTCATCAATTGGTCTAATATACATCCTCAAACCCTTAGTATTAGCAGGGATTGCGAAGGCTACCGCGTAATCCTTATCACTATCCCTCATTGCTCTGGTTGGTATAACAATAATCTCGTCAGACACTGCAGATTGGGTAGTATGGGCCTTTGCTCCTCTAACTACTATTCCATCGCTTTTCACATCAACTACTCTAACATACATATCTGGATCAACTTGTTCGGAAGGCCTTTTACTTCTATCTCCCTTAACGTCAGTCTGGGCAGTGGCTAGCGTCAAATCCTCTTTTGCAACTCTTTCAAGATATCTCTCTACACGCTTTGAGTAATCAGTTCCATATTTCCTATCAACTTGTTTAGCAGTGATCATAAGGGCAAACATCGCGTCGCTTCCTATTGCTTGTGAAATGTTAAATATACCGTTGCAATACATCGTTAAATCATAAATTAGCTTGTGCCTATCCAATAAGTCTTGTGATGTTGACGGTACCCTAAAGAACTTGCTGATTTTCCCCATTTTACTATCTTCATATAGCCTTTCAGCGTACTCATATAATTTAGCTGCATGTAATGCTGCTGTCTTCAAGACTGGATGTGTTGTTATATCTTCTACTAACTTCCCCCTATAATACAGACTTCTACCATCCTTCAAGGACTTTAGGAAATATTCTTTTGATCTCATAAATAATATTACTCATGATACTCTATTAACTTTTTCCTTCCCTTAAAGAAATACCGCGTTTAAAAAAGGTATTTCTTAAAACTTTATTTGTTATTATTTCTCACTTTTTATAATTCCTCCTTGAGGTTGCTGCGGAGTTAGATGTATCTCGTTTATCTCCTCCAGTCTTACCCCAACTGTCCTAGGAACAGTAAACCACAAGATCATCGCAGCTATAACTACAGGAAATGCCTCAATAGCCCATGCGTTTATTGGTCCAGTAGCCACTACTAGCGGGAAGAGCAATAATGGGCCTATGGCTCCTCCAATATGTCCTAGCCCATCAGTAATAGCAAATCCAGTAGATCTGGCAGCGGTTGGGAATGACTCACTACTCATTAAATATCCAGCTAAGTACGACATTCCACCTCCAATAGCGTTTGTAATAAGGCCTAAAGTCAATGTCATACCTAACAGATCAAAATGCACAGCAAAATACGCAGCAACTACCATGCCGACTAACCAACCTATGGAACCAATTTGGGTGATTAGTCTCCTATCTGTTCTCTCTATAAAGGTCAATAGGAGAAATGCCATAAGTGTGTCTCCTAAAGCTGCAAATCCAGTAAAGAGAACGAACTGATTAAACATTGCCCCAGAGTAACCTATGAACTTTCCATAGTAATCCCATAACGTTGAAAATGTATATTGTACGAAGTATATGAAAAACCAGAACAATATGAGCCCTATCAAACGTTTCGCAAATACTCTCTTTCCTAGTATCGAAAATGGATTTGTAGTCTGATATGAATAATTTATTATTTTAGGTTCTGGTAAAGATTGAACTCCAGCTCTCTTCATGGCAGTCTCTTCCATTATTCTCACTATACTCTCAGCCTCATTTATCCTCCCCTTTTTAACTAAGAATCTTACAGTCTCTGGAGCCCTAATTCTAAATACCAGTGCAGCTACAGCCATTATGGCAGCTATTCCAAATGCTAATCTCCATCCCACAGAGGGTAAGCCAGTAACCAACAATGCGGCAATAGTTGCACCTACACCAACTGCTATCCATCCTGCTAAGTAGATCCAGTTCGCGTACTTACCTCTTTTTGAGCTTGGAGCAAATTCAGATATATATACCATGGCTAAGTTTAAATCTCCGCCTATCCCTGCTCCCTCAATGAATCTAAATACTGCTAGCATGGGAAAGTTGACAGATAATGCCATCCCCAAACTACCTATTGCAGTCAATAAAACAGTGATTATTAGTACAGTCCTTCTGCCTATTCTATCTGCTAAGTAACCTAATCCTAGAGAACCTGGAATATAACCAAATAGACCTAGAGATGCTATTAACGAAGCCTGGGATGCATTTATAAAGGGTATATACGGTAGTGCAGCTCCTATATTTCCTACGGCATCATAGAGTGTTATGAAGTAGCTAAATCCTATAGCCCATAGTAGTGCATATGATAGTCCCCATGTAGGTAGTCTATCTATTCTAGCCAGATATTCATCTAATTTACTACTCATGTGGTTACTTACGTCAATTAATTCATAAAGATATCTTATGAAAGTCAATTTTTTAGATTTATACATTTATTCTATGATAAGGAGTTCTTAAGATTCTATTTTGAATTATACTATATAGCTTCATACTCATTTGTTAATTTAACTTACATTTAGAAAAAAGAGGTTATCGCTATACTGACTGGGATTCATCTATATTTTTAAATAGCACTTATTTATAAATTAGGAAAGTATTATTGTAATATCATTCCTCCTAGAAAGGTTTATATACGATGGCAATAAATTATAAATTGACTCAGTAATCAAAAATGGTGGTCAAAATGTATAGGTACCCGAAAACTGAAAAGGGAAAGGAGTCATTAAATAAAATAATTAATGCCTCACTCGATTTAATTTCAGAGAAGGGTTTTCTAAACACCAGTATAAGCGATATAACCAATAAGGCTGGTGTTGCTTATGGTTTGTTCTATTTCTATTTTAAAAGTAAACATGATATATTGGATGAACTAATTAGAAAATTCAATACCGATATGAGGTATTATTTAAAGGTAAATACAATGGGTATACAAAATAGGATAGAAATGGAAAAGGAAGGTTTAGCTAAATTCCTAGAATGGATGAGTCAGAATAAAAAATACTACAAGGTATTCGTAGAGGCTCAAGTGCATAGGCCAGAAATGTACATATGGCATTTCAATAAATTGGCAGAAAGATACAAGATTGGCCTAAAAGAGGCTATGGATAGGGGAGAGATTGTTAAAGTAGATCCAGAATTATTAGCCTATGTATTAATAGGAATAGGAGAGATGATAGGTAGAAGATATATCCTATGGACAAATCAAGGATTAACCAAAAAACAATATAATGACTTGGCCATTCTTATAGAAAACATGCTAAGACCCAAGTAATCTAAACAAGGAATTTTGTATTTATTTTATTTGAGATGTTAGCCATAACCACTGAAGCAGTAGTATATCTAGCTAGATCGAAAAGGCTACCCTTCTTAAGCTTTATTGTACCAGATAACAAGGCTGAGACTACTTGCAATTTACCGCTAATTATATCTTTCCAGGAATTATAACTTGCCTCAAGTACGTATGGGGCATCAGCCTTGGTAATATCGGTGAAAAACTCCGTACCTTGACACTTTCCATTATTTAGATAAAGCTTCATTGCTATGGTGTTAGTACCCTTTACACCTAAATAGTCCAATACTTGGAAAGGGATATCGGTTACCACGAATAAAATTGGCGACACCCACCCTTTCCCTGCATCATTATATTCTTTGCTTTCACTTAGTAGTTTACACCATTCTTCTGCCCATTCCTTACTAGGATACACAAACTCAGCCATAGTAAAAGTTAATCTGAACTTCTTAATAAGTATTATTAGAAGGAGAAATTTGAACAAGATTTTTTAATAAGTAGTAAATTATGATTAACGATGATTGTAGGATTTGCTGGAAAACTGTATAAAAATTATGAGAAAGATGGAATAGAGCTATTAAAAGAAGCTATTGATGAGGCCCTAGAGATGGCGGGACTAAATTATGCTGACATTGATGGGATAATGGCTAATATAGGTAGAGGTTCATTCCACGGCAATAAAACGTATTTAAATCCTCCAGTCCAAATAAGTGAATATTTTGGAATAAAGCCGAAAATTATAGACCATGTGCAATACGGTGGACCTTCAGTGTTGTCAATGATATATAGAGCGTATAAGGCAATTAATGCGGGGGATGCAGAGACAATACTTTGCATACAAGGAGGGAAAATATCTCATTTAAGAGACAACCATTTTCAAAAAACAGATATAATTGATAGCCCCTTTGATGATTACATTAAGATTTACGAGCAGATGTCTCCAATATCTGATTACGCAATGGTAGCCTATAGACATTCGAAACTCTTCGGTACAACTGATGAACAGAGAGCACGAGTAGCTGTAATGCAGAGATATAGTGCGAGTTACAATCCTAAAGCTCTATTCAGAAATCCTATTACAGTGAAGGACGTTTTGCAATCTAGGATAGTTTCTTATCCTTTGCATCTTCTTGAAATAGTATACCCTATAGATGGCTTTCACGTTTTTGTAGTAAGTAAAAGAAGGGGTAAGTCGGTACTTAGAAATATTGATATTTTAGCATATGGAGAGGCTCATTGGCCAAATCCACCAGCTGAATGGGATGATATAATTTATACTCCAGCAATTGAAAGTGCGAAAAGGGCTTCATTTGACCTTAATCGTGTAGACACCTTTCAACTTTACGACTCATTCACCATAACCGTGATGCTACAAATGGAGGACATAGGGTTAGTTGAGAAGGGTAAGGTTGGGCAATTCGTTGAATCTCATGACTTAACTTTCAAGGGTGATGTTCCCATTAATACTGGGGGTGGTAGTTTGAATACTGGTCAACCCGCTTACATGAGTGGTGGTGTTATTTTAGAAGAAGCTTTACTTCAATTAAACGATATGGCAGATGGTCATCAGGTTAAGGGTGCTGACGTTGTATTCCTAAATGGAATTGGGTGGTGGAGTAGAAGGCATAGTGTAACTTTAGTATTGGGTGAGCGGAAATGAGAGATGATGAGATAAGAGAATCATACTTTAAATATTTTAACGAAGAGAAGCTACCGTTTATTCAGTGTAAAAATTGTGGTCATAGGTTTTACTATCCAAGAGCATTTTGTCCTAAATGCGGCTCTTCAGATGTTGAAGTTAGATTTAGTAAAGGGCAAGGTAAAATATTTGCGATGACTAAAATCTATAGGAAGGACGGTAGCTATGTTGTTTATGGAATAGTTGAGCTAGATGAGGGGTTTAGAATGTATTCCAATATAGTCGAGGGGAATCAAGCTGACATTGCTAAGAGAGTTGAAGTAATATTTAAGGAGATAAACGGTAAGAAATACCCCTTATTTAAGGTTGCCTAGCCCTTAGTTTCATTTTTTATCTATAAAGGTAAAAAAGCTTAAATATAGAAAAGATTACATATTACATGTGGAGATAATAAAAGGTTTTCCTTCAACTATGATGGACGACTATCAACTTAATGTTGTGCAAATATTGGAACATGCAGGGAAATGGTATGGGGAACAAGAAATCGTCTCTAGGAGAAAGGATAATACAATTATAAGATATAATTATAGGGAAGCATTCAGAAGGGTTAAAAAACTCGCAAATTCACTTAAGTCTTTAGGCGTTAGGGTTGGTGATAGAGTAGGTGTACTAGAGTGGAATACGCATAGGTTTTACGAATTATACTTTGCAATACCAGCTACGGGTGCAGTAATGTTAGAGCTAAATCCTAGACTTCATCCACTTCAATTGGCTAAGATTATCAATCACTCTAAAGTATCGTTTCTTTTCCTAAATGAGGACTTCATTCCCTTAATCGAGAGCATATCAAACAATATTCCATCCGTTAAGAAGTTCATAGTGATTTCAGATACAGAGAAGAAACACCAAACTAATTATTACGATTACGAGAAACTGGTGGAGGGAGGCGATGAGAAGTATGAGATACCAATGTTTGACGAGAGGACAGCGTGTTACGCAGCTTATACTACTGGTACAACTGGAGACCCTAAAGGGATATATTATTCACATAGATCAATTGTATTAAATACATTAGTAATATCACGTAATATTACAATAGATGATACTTTTATGCAATTAGTACCTATGTTTCACGTAAATGGTTGGTTAGGATTTATGGCTACTACACTAGTAGGAGCTAAGCTAGTGTTACCGGGAAGATATACTGCTGATAACCCAAAACCGTTAGTTGACTTGATGATTAGCGAGAAAGTTACAGTTACGGCTGGGGTTCCAGAAGTGTTCAGCTCCATTTTAAACTACTTAAGAAACATGGAAAACAAGCCGTTGTTTGTAAATTCTAGAATCCTTATAGGGGGAAGTGAACCTCCTCTGAGCTTAGTAATAGGTCTAATGGAGTTTGGATTTCAAGTTGGGCAGGGATATGGTGCTACTGAGACTACTCCTTCAGTCGCGGGTAGTGTCGTTAAACCCAAGATAAGGGAGAAATATTCAGATAAGGATATGTTGGATTTGTTAAGAAAACAAGGTATACCAGCTTTTGGGATTAATATAAAAGTTGTCGACCCATCAACTGGTGAAGAGGTACCTCACGATGGTAAAACTGTGGGAGAGTTATGGATCAGAGGACCATGGATTGCCTCATCCTATTATAATGATCCCAGAACAATGGAGTCGTTTGTTGGTGATGGTGTAGATAGGTGGTGGAGAAGTGGTGATTTAGCTGTAGTAGATGAGCTAGGTTATATTAAAATAGTGGATAGAATAAAGGATGTTATAAAGAGTGGAGGAGAATGGATAAGTACCGTAGATTTGGAGAACCACTTAATGACTCATCCTGCTGTAGCTGAGGCTACTGTCATAGGTATCCCTCATCCTAAATGGGGAGAGAGACCATTAGCTTTCGTGGTTTTAAGGCAAGGATTTGAAAATAGAGTAAGTAAGGAGGAGCTATTAGGGCATTTAAGCCAGAGATTCGCCAAATGGCAGCTACCTGACGATATAATATTCGTCAAGGAGATTCCCAAGACTAGTGTAGGGAAATTTGATAAGAAGGTTTTAAGGGAAAAATATAGAGATTTCTTTACTAGTGGTAGAAAAGAAAGTATTTAAAGTGAAGAGGAGGTATTAAAATTATGAGTAAAAATGAGGATGAATTAGAGGAGTACAGAGTTAAGGTAAGGGAGTGGATAAGGAATAATGTACCGGAGGAGATAAGTGCTAAAGGAGATATGGCTCCCCCTGAGGTATTAAGGGAGTGGCAAAGGAAGATATATGAGGCCGGATATCTAGGTGTCTCTTGGCCAAAGGAATATGGTGGATGGGGAGAAAATCCGATTAAGGAGATAATAGTTAGAGAGGAGTTCGCCAAAGCAGGAGTACCTTATGCGACAGTTGGATTAGGAGTATCCGTGGTTGGTCCAGCAATAATTCTCAACGGTACTGAAGAACAGAAGAAGAAATACATAAGGAGAATATTAACGGCTGAGGATATATGGTGTCAAGGTTTTTCTGAACCACAAGCCGGTTCAGATTTGGCCGGAATAAAGACTAAAGCTGAGGATAAGGGAGATCACTTTCTAGTTAATGGGCAGAAGATATGGAGCAGTTATGCACATCTGGCTAACTATTGCCTTCTCCTAACAAGGACTGGCGATGTATCAGAGAGACATAAGGGGCTTACTATGCTTATAGTTGATATGAAGAGCGAGGGAATAAGAATAAGCCCAATAAAGCAAATTACCGGAAGATCTGAATTTAACACATTGTATTTTAATAACGTAAAGGTACCTAAGGAGAACGTAGTTGGTAAGGTTGGTGAAGGATGGAAAGTGGCAATGTCCACGTTAAATTATGAGAGGCTTAACATAGGAACAATATTATTTACAGTAGAGAGGCTCATAAGGGAACTATCTATAAACAATGAGCAACTGTTCAATACAGCAGAGGATATAATAGCACTAAAGTCATTTTATAAGAGGATACTGGAGAGGCTCAAGAAGGGATATATTGCAGGTCCAGAGGCTGCAGTGATAAAGTTAGTAGCTTCAGAGGCCATACAGAGAGTTTACGAAAACGCAATGAGTAATGCTGGAATAGAAGGACTGGTTATGGAAAGGGAACCTGGATTTAGGCCAGAGATAGCATATGGCTTATTAGCCTCTAGAGCTATAACAATAGCTGGTGGTACTTCAGAGATATTAAGGAATCTATTGGGAGAAGTAGTTCTGGGATTACCAAAAGGCTAAGGAAAGAAAAATAAAGTAAAAAATTATTCTCCTTTAAATTGTGGTTTTCTTTTCTCCAGGAAAGCCTTTACTCCTTCTTCCACATCTTTAGTTGTAAATAAAAGCCCAAATAATGTGGACTCAAGGGTCTGTCCAGTCCAGATATTGGATTCGTATCCTAACTCTATTGCCAATTTAGCTGCCAAGAGGGATATTGGAGATTTTTCGGCTATTTTCAATGCTACTCTTCTTACTTCCTCCTCAAACCTATTTGCTGGGACTATTAAATCCACTAATCCCATCTTATACGCATCATCAGCTGAAACCATGTCTCCAGTATATATCATTAACTTAGCCTTTCCCTTCCCAACTAGTCTAGGTAATCTCTGTGTTCCCCCAGCTCCAGGTATTATGCCTATGTTTATTTCAGGCTGTCCTAATTGCGCAACTTCGGAAGCTATCCTTATATCGCAAGCTATGGCCAACTCAAGTCCACCCCCTAATGCAAACCCATTTATCCCTGCAATTATTGGCTTAGTATAAAGAGCAATTTTGTTTACTACATTTCTTAGAGTCCTCAATCTTATCACGTCTATTGGTCTTAACGTAATGAATGAACTAACGTCTGCTCCAGCTGAGAAAGCCCTACCATTACCAGTAATAATGACAACTCTTACGTCACTTCTGCCCTCTAATTCATCTAGACTCTTATCGAGTTCACTTACCAACTCTGGATTTAATGCGTTTAAACGCTCTGGTCTGTTTAATATAATCCACGCTAGGGGTGGTTCAATACGTATAATAAGTGTGTTTAGTTTCTTCTCCTCAACCTTTCCATACGTATAGAACCCACTACCAGTCTTTATTCCTAATTTATTCTCTCCTACCATTTGAGTTAGCAAGGGATCTGGTGAGAAAACACTATAACCAGATAATGCCTTTAGGTCTTCCAAAGCCTTAATCACGTTATCAATTCCTAATTCATCTGCGTATTGGAATATTCCCTTGGGAAGTCCTAAGCCTAATCTCACACCTAAATCTATGTCATCTCTACTTGCTATTCCTTCTCTCAATAGTCTAGCAGCCTCATTTACAGCTCCGGCTAAAATTAATACGGGGTTTAATTTATCAGCTAATTCTTTTGGCAATTCTGGTTTAACATACTTACCTGGTGCTGGATAAGTATAGAAGCCTTTTCCAGT includes:
- a CDS encoding 4-hydroxyphenylacetate 3-hydroxylase family protein; translation: MRSKEYFLKSLKDGRSLYYRGKLVEDITTHPVLKTAALHAAKLYEYAERLYEDSKMGKISKFFRVPSTSQDLLDRHKLIYDLTMYCNGIFNISQAIGSDAMFALMITAKQVDRKYGTDYSKRVERYLERVAKEDLTLATAQTDVKGDRSKRPSEQVDPDMYVRVVDVKSDGIVVRGAKAHTTQSAVSDEIIVIPTRAMRDSDKDYAVAFAIPANTKGLRMYIRPIDEVEGNSSSVLSRKDFELETLTVFDDVFVPWDRVFLFKEYDYAGTLAMLFATFHRFTALSYRSATMNLYLGTSKVASQVNGIEDEKHVRDDIVDIILYKEIMRSSAISAAVYPVNMEGVAVPNPLFTNVGKLYSNMHFHDVVRDLIDIAGGIIATMPSQEDLESDEGKNIVKYLRGSVDGEERAKVLKLAKELGASTFTGYLLTGMIHAEGSMEASKIELFRSYNFKEAESLVKRILS
- a CDS encoding DUF3211 domain-containing protein, whose protein sequence is MELTLPTQHDIQALSKILSDPIFTLYKILGAETVTVKGNEFDALISLGVTSIILHGTVYVGNNKVSYKFYSVGTQKGEGGVLEFDLFKEGEIRLVVEYEGRFASFVKFSLRRKIEKNMERLDEEVRLERIKRKI
- a CDS encoding 3-hydroxyacyl-CoA dehydrogenase/enoyl-CoA hydratase family protein translates to MKVEDIKKILVVGAGTMGHGIAEIAAISGYKVYLSDISQDILNNALERIRWSLSKLQERGQIKESVDTIMSRITTIVGLDKTVSDADFSIEASTERMDIKRQVFSKLDELLPSHAILATNTSSLPITKIAEATKRPDKVVGMHFFNPPVLMQLVEVMKGDKTSDETAKVTYDLAKRFGKQPIMINKDVPGYVVNRILGQINVASCVLVEKKVADYREVDAVARYKLGFPMGVYELIDYTGVDVAYYVSKSREELGIRDDIPICSLIEQKFKNNELGVKTGKGFYTYPAPGKYVKPELPKELADKLNPVLILAGAVNEAARLLREGIASRDDIDLGVRLGLGLPKGIFQYADELGIDNVIKALEDLKALSGYSVFSPDPLLTQMVGENKLGIKTGSGFYTYGKVEEKKLNTLIIRIEPPLAWIILNRPERLNALNPELVSELDKSLDELEGRSDVRVVIITGNGRAFSAGADVSSFITLRPIDVIRLRTLRNVVNKIALYTKPIIAGINGFALGGGLELAIACDIRIASEVAQLGQPEINIGIIPGAGGTQRLPRLVGKGKAKLMIYTGDMVSADDAYKMGLVDLIVPANRFEEEVRRVALKIAEKSPISLLAAKLAIELGYESNIWTGQTLESTLFGLLFTTKDVEEGVKAFLEKRKPQFKGE
- a CDS encoding long-chain-fatty-acid--CoA ligase, with product MEIIKGFPSTMMDDYQLNVVQILEHAGKWYGEQEIVSRRKDNTIIRYNYREAFRRVKKLANSLKSLGVRVGDRVGVLEWNTHRFYELYFAIPATGAVMLELNPRLHPLQLAKIINHSKVSFLFLNEDFIPLIESISNNIPSVKKFIVISDTEKKHQTNYYDYEKLVEGGDEKYEIPMFDERTACYAAYTTGTTGDPKGIYYSHRSIVLNTLVISRNITIDDTFMQLVPMFHVNGWLGFMATTLVGAKLVLPGRYTADNPKPLVDLMISEKVTVTAGVPEVFSSILNYLRNMENKPLFVNSRILIGGSEPPLSLVIGLMEFGFQVGQGYGATETTPSVAGSVVKPKIREKYSDKDMLDLLRKQGIPAFGINIKVVDPSTGEEVPHDGKTVGELWIRGPWIASSYYNDPRTMESFVGDGVDRWWRSGDLAVVDELGYIKIVDRIKDVIKSGGEWISTVDLENHLMTHPAVAEATVIGIPHPKWGERPLAFVVLRQGFENRVSKEELLGHLSQRFAKWQLPDDIIFVKEIPKTSVGKFDKKVLREKYRDFFTSGRKESI
- a CDS encoding acyl-CoA dehydrogenase family protein → MSKNEDELEEYRVKVREWIRNNVPEEISAKGDMAPPEVLREWQRKIYEAGYLGVSWPKEYGGWGENPIKEIIVREEFAKAGVPYATVGLGVSVVGPAIILNGTEEQKKKYIRRILTAEDIWCQGFSEPQAGSDLAGIKTKAEDKGDHFLVNGQKIWSSYAHLANYCLLLTRTGDVSERHKGLTMLIVDMKSEGIRISPIKQITGRSEFNTLYFNNVKVPKENVVGKVGEGWKVAMSTLNYERLNIGTILFTVERLIRELSINNEQLFNTAEDIIALKSFYKRILERLKKGYIAGPEAAVIKLVASEAIQRVYENAMSNAGIEGLVMEREPGFRPEIAYGLLASRAITIAGGTSEILRNLLGEVVLGLPKG
- a CDS encoding thiolase family protein, translating into MIVGFAGKLYKNYEKDGIELLKEAIDEALEMAGLNYADIDGIMANIGRGSFHGNKTYLNPPVQISEYFGIKPKIIDHVQYGGPSVLSMIYRAYKAINAGDAETILCIQGGKISHLRDNHFQKTDIIDSPFDDYIKIYEQMSPISDYAMVAYRHSKLFGTTDEQRARVAVMQRYSASYNPKALFRNPITVKDVLQSRIVSYPLHLLEIVYPIDGFHVFVVSKRRGKSVLRNIDILAYGEAHWPNPPAEWDDIIYTPAIESAKRASFDLNRVDTFQLYDSFTITVMLQMEDIGLVEKGKVGQFVESHDLTFKGDVPINTGGGSLNTGQPAYMSGGVILEEALLQLNDMADGHQVKGADVVFLNGIGWWSRRHSVTLVLGERK
- a CDS encoding SCP2 sterol-binding domain-containing protein: MAEFVYPSKEWAEEWCKLLSESKEYNDAGKGWVSPILFVVTDIPFQVLDYLGVKGTNTIAMKLYLNNGKCQGTEFFTDITKADAPYVLEASYNSWKDIISGKLQVVSALLSGTIKLKKGSLFDLARYTTASVVMANISNKINTKFLV
- a CDS encoding MFS transporter — translated: MYKSKKLTFIRYLYELIDVSNHMSSKLDEYLARIDRLPTWGLSYALLWAIGFSYFITLYDAVGNIGAALPYIPFINASQASLIASLGLFGYIPGSLGLGYLADRIGRRTVLIITVLLTAIGSLGMALSVNFPMLAVFRFIEGAGIGGDLNLAMVYISEFAPSSKRGKYANWIYLAGWIAVGVGATIAALLVTGLPSVGWRLAFGIAAIMAVAALVFRIRAPETVRFLVKKGRINEAESIVRIMEETAMKRAGVQSLPEPKIINYSYQTTNPFSILGKRVFAKRLIGLILFWFFIYFVQYTFSTLWDYYGKFIGYSGAMFNQFVLFTGFAALGDTLMAFLLLTFIERTDRRLITQIGSIGWLVGMVVAAYFAVHFDLLGMTLTLGLITNAIGGGMSYLAGYLMSSESFPTAARSTGFAITDGLGHIGGAIGPLLLFPLVVATGPINAWAIEAFPVVIAAMILWFTVPRTVGVRLEEINEIHLTPQQPQGGIIKSEK
- a CDS encoding Zn-ribbon domain-containing OB-fold protein, which translates into the protein MRDDEIRESYFKYFNEEKLPFIQCKNCGHRFYYPRAFCPKCGSSDVEVRFSKGQGKIFAMTKIYRKDGSYVVYGIVELDEGFRMYSNIVEGNQADIAKRVEVIFKEINGKKYPLFKVA
- a CDS encoding TetR/AcrR family transcriptional regulator → MVVKMYRYPKTEKGKESLNKIINASLDLISEKGFLNTSISDITNKAGVAYGLFYFYFKSKHDILDELIRKFNTDMRYYLKVNTMGIQNRIEMEKEGLAKFLEWMSQNKKYYKVFVEAQVHRPEMYIWHFNKLAERYKIGLKEAMDRGEIVKVDPELLAYVLIGIGEMIGRRYILWTNQGLTKKQYNDLAILIENMLRPK